From one Streptomyces sp. ICC1 genomic stretch:
- a CDS encoding alpha/beta hydrolase, whose protein sequence is MAQHAPSARGARLGRAAGATGPVSTVSGVVLLLPGASRLSPGPVRPLARALARAGMAEGLVAHQVVHGGGSREEDAAWAADEVVRRYGDVPVCLAGYDAGGRAALAAAGHEAVNSVLALAPSLPSQSATDSPEPVKQLSGRQVLIVHGTNDARSDPELSFRLATRAKKANRTTCRFEVHSDGHGLREHQAEVVALSVDFVLGSVFSGRYSRPVTDALAAPPPLGLRMPLASGYGRLLRR, encoded by the coding sequence GCGGGCGGCCGGCGCGACCGGCCCGGTCTCTACGGTCAGTGGTGTGGTGCTCCTGCTTCCCGGGGCGTCCAGACTGTCCCCCGGTCCGGTACGTCCGCTCGCGCGGGCGCTGGCCCGCGCGGGGATGGCGGAAGGCCTGGTCGCGCACCAGGTCGTGCACGGCGGGGGCAGCCGCGAGGAGGACGCCGCCTGGGCGGCGGACGAGGTGGTCCGCCGGTACGGAGACGTGCCGGTGTGCCTGGCCGGATACGACGCGGGAGGCCGGGCGGCGCTCGCCGCCGCGGGCCACGAAGCCGTCAACTCCGTGCTGGCGCTGGCCCCTTCGCTCCCGAGCCAGTCCGCGACCGACTCCCCCGAACCGGTGAAGCAGTTGTCGGGGCGCCAGGTGCTGATCGTGCACGGCACCAACGACGCGCGCAGCGACCCGGAGCTGTCGTTCCGGCTGGCGACCCGGGCGAAGAAGGCCAACCGCACGACGTGCCGCTTCGAGGTGCACTCCGACGGGCACGGGCTGCGCGAGCACCAGGCGGAGGTCGTCGCGCTGTCCGTGGACTTCGTCCTGGGCTCCGTGTTCTCCGGCCGCTACTCCCGCCCGGTCACCGATGCGCTGGCGGCTCCGCCGCCGCTGGGCCTGCGGATGCCCCTGGCCTCCGGCTACGGGCGCTTGCTGCGCAGGTAG
- a CDS encoding helix-turn-helix transcriptional regulator produces MPADEAEQLSPVALRLYGYAAERHAFTEAEASLALGEPAAAAVAELAAAHLLQPRPETCRNGTVRERRWSAVSPRAATARTLAPLTLRMRETHDEMDRLRARLESLIPRYEAGSTQRDRDGVDGLELVTDQAALQNLIRELVGSAEREVLTCHPGGGRSPEILEQAVGRDEAMLARGVGLRTIYQHTARYSRPTAAYVERVAALGSQVRTVGDGLMRMILVDQRTGLLEVRDDDKAALLVREPNVVHFMVQTFERSWAQAEPFATTVGPDQARSISEELRQTIVRLLAEGLEDKAIARRLGMSERTCQRHIAEVMRAVGAKSRFQAGFLLSAAAGADRAADRAADLAADLAAGGPLTPPAEAPGAPPAPGSADPDGTAGTA; encoded by the coding sequence ATGCCAGCAGATGAAGCGGAGCAGTTGAGCCCCGTCGCCCTGCGCCTGTACGGGTACGCGGCCGAGCGGCACGCCTTCACCGAAGCGGAAGCCTCCCTCGCCCTCGGCGAACCCGCCGCGGCGGCCGTCGCCGAGCTCGCGGCGGCCCACCTGCTCCAGCCGCGCCCCGAGACCTGCCGCAACGGCACCGTGCGCGAGCGGCGCTGGAGCGCGGTCTCCCCGCGGGCCGCCACCGCCCGCACCCTGGCCCCCCTCACCCTGCGGATGCGCGAGACCCACGACGAGATGGACCGGCTGCGCGCCCGTCTGGAGTCGCTGATCCCGCGGTACGAGGCCGGCAGCACCCAGCGCGACCGGGACGGGGTGGACGGCCTGGAGCTGGTCACCGACCAGGCGGCGCTGCAGAACCTGATCCGCGAGCTCGTCGGTTCGGCCGAGCGCGAGGTGCTCACCTGCCACCCCGGCGGCGGCCGCTCCCCGGAGATCCTGGAGCAGGCGGTCGGCCGGGACGAGGCGATGCTGGCCCGGGGCGTCGGGCTGCGCACCATCTACCAGCACACCGCCCGCTACTCCCGGCCCACGGCCGCCTACGTCGAGCGCGTCGCCGCGCTCGGCTCGCAGGTCCGTACGGTCGGCGACGGGCTGATGCGGATGATCCTGGTCGACCAGCGCACCGGCCTGCTGGAGGTCCGCGACGACGACAAGGCCGCCCTGCTGGTGCGCGAGCCGAACGTCGTGCACTTCATGGTGCAGACCTTCGAGCGTTCCTGGGCCCAGGCGGAGCCCTTCGCCACCACCGTCGGCCCGGACCAGGCCCGCTCGATCTCCGAGGAGCTCCGCCAGACCATCGTCCGGCTCCTCGCGGAGGGGCTGGAGGACAAGGCCATCGCGCGGCGGCTCGGCATGTCCGAGCGGACCTGCCAGCGCCACATCGCGGAGGTGATGCGCGCGGTGGGCGCCAAGTCCCGCTTCCAGGCGGGGTTCCTGCTGTCGGCGGCGGCCGGTGCGGACAGGGCTGCCGACAGGGCTGCCGACCTGGCCGCAGACCTGGCCGCCGGCGGACCGCTCACGCCTCCGGCCGAGGCTCCAGGGGCTCCGCCAGCTCCGGGATCAGCCGACCCCGACGGGACAGCAGGAACCGCTTGA
- a CDS encoding LysR family transcriptional regulator has protein sequence MSRYEEDMAVTHALAPRLAYFAAVARHEHVTRAAHELGVPQSTLSRAMVRLEQDLGVTLFARKGRTVALTTAGRSFLASAERSLAEIARAAGSLQQDADPAFGKVAFGFLHTLGSETVPGLIRAFRADHPGVRFSLVQNYGEAMLEKLRAGELDLCLTSPLPDAPDLVARRLDEQRLRLVVPDDHRLATRKRIRLAEAAEETFVTLEPGYGLRRITDDLCAEAGFTPRVAFEGEEAETLRGLVAAGLGVALLPPPAVARPGVVELTVTAPRAVREIGVAWRDGHPDTPPVAEFKRFLLSRRGRLIPELAEPLEPRPEA, from the coding sequence ATGAGTCGTTACGAAGAAGACATGGCTGTGACACATGCGCTGGCCCCGCGCCTCGCGTACTTCGCGGCCGTCGCCCGGCACGAGCACGTCACCCGCGCCGCCCATGAGCTGGGCGTCCCCCAGTCCACCCTGTCGCGGGCCATGGTCCGGCTCGAACAGGACCTGGGCGTCACGCTGTTCGCGCGCAAGGGCCGTACGGTCGCGCTGACCACGGCCGGCCGCTCCTTCCTCGCCTCCGCGGAGCGCTCGCTGGCCGAGATCGCCCGCGCGGCCGGCTCCCTCCAGCAGGACGCGGACCCGGCCTTCGGGAAGGTCGCCTTCGGGTTCCTGCACACCCTGGGCTCCGAGACCGTGCCCGGCCTGATCCGGGCCTTCCGGGCCGACCATCCGGGCGTGCGGTTCTCCCTGGTCCAGAACTACGGCGAGGCCATGCTGGAGAAGCTGCGGGCCGGCGAGCTCGACCTCTGCCTGACCTCGCCGCTGCCCGACGCCCCCGACCTGGTGGCCCGCCGGCTGGACGAGCAGCGGCTGCGCCTGGTGGTCCCCGACGACCACCGCCTCGCCACCCGCAAGCGGATCCGGCTCGCGGAGGCCGCCGAGGAAACCTTCGTCACCCTGGAGCCGGGCTACGGCCTGCGCCGGATCACCGACGACCTGTGCGCCGAGGCCGGGTTCACGCCCCGGGTCGCCTTCGAGGGGGAGGAGGCGGAGACCCTGCGCGGGCTCGTCGCGGCCGGGCTCGGCGTCGCGCTGCTGCCGCCGCCCGCCGTGGCCAGGCCCGGGGTGGTCGAGCTGACGGTCACCGCCCCGCGCGCCGTCCGCGAGATCGGGGTGGCCTGGCGGGACGGGCATCCGGACACGCCGCCGGTGGCGGAGTTCAAGCGGTTCCTGCTGTCCCGTCGGGGTCGGCTGATCCCGGAGCTGGCGGAGCCCCTGGAGCCTCGGCCGGAGGCGTGA
- a CDS encoding MFS transporter, with product MPPAHTGAPATAGASTPSSPAAPVQGPATAAAPAAEAHEPGRPGYRRLSLALFAAGLATFALLYSTQALLPAISADFGVTAGQASWTVSAATGALALFVLPLSALSERFGRTRMMTCSMAVAVGVGLLVPFAPNLEWLIALRAVQGAAIAGIPASAMAYLAEEVKPKALVAAIGLFVAGNSIGGMSGRLVTGWAAQAWGWRGGVLTVGLMSLACAAAFLALLPRARFFRPASLNPRAVGRTVAGHLRDPLLLRLYGIGALFMTVFGAVYTVIGYRLVDEPFSLGQGVIGSIFLVYLVGTASSAAAGQLVARTGRRGALYLAVTTTALGLFLSLADSLTAILLGLVLITAGFFAGHAVASAAVSRTAKTGRAQASALYQSAYYVGSSAGGTLGALAYHSAGWAATVTIALLAVAGVVSITLYGSHAARAAHAAALPAR from the coding sequence ATGCCTCCCGCTCATACCGGGGCACCCGCCACCGCGGGTGCCTCCACCCCGTCGTCTCCCGCAGCGCCCGTCCAGGGCCCCGCCACCGCGGCGGCGCCCGCCGCCGAGGCGCACGAGCCCGGCCGCCCCGGCTACCGCCGCCTCAGCCTCGCGCTCTTCGCCGCCGGACTGGCCACGTTCGCCCTCCTCTACTCCACCCAGGCGCTGCTGCCCGCGATCTCCGCGGACTTCGGCGTGACGGCGGGTCAGGCCAGCTGGACGGTCTCCGCGGCCACCGGCGCGCTCGCGCTCTTCGTCCTGCCGCTCAGCGCGCTCTCGGAGCGCTTCGGCCGGACCCGGATGATGACCTGCTCGATGGCGGTCGCGGTCGGCGTCGGCCTGCTCGTGCCGTTCGCGCCGAACCTGGAGTGGCTGATCGCGCTGCGCGCCGTCCAGGGCGCGGCGATCGCCGGCATCCCGGCCTCCGCGATGGCGTACCTGGCGGAAGAGGTCAAGCCGAAGGCACTGGTCGCCGCGATCGGCCTGTTCGTGGCGGGCAACTCCATCGGCGGCATGAGCGGCCGCCTCGTCACCGGCTGGGCGGCGCAGGCGTGGGGCTGGCGCGGCGGGGTGCTGACCGTCGGCCTGATGTCGCTGGCCTGCGCGGCGGCCTTCCTGGCCCTCCTCCCCCGGGCCCGGTTCTTCCGGCCGGCCTCACTGAACCCGCGCGCGGTGGGGCGTACCGTCGCCGGCCATCTGCGCGACCCGCTGCTGCTGCGGCTGTACGGGATCGGCGCGCTGTTCATGACCGTGTTCGGGGCGGTGTACACCGTCATCGGCTACCGGCTGGTGGACGAGCCGTTCTCCCTCGGACAGGGCGTCATCGGCTCGATCTTCCTGGTCTACCTGGTCGGTACGGCCTCCTCGGCGGCCGCCGGTCAGCTGGTGGCCCGCACGGGCCGGCGCGGAGCGCTCTACCTGGCGGTGACCACGACCGCGCTGGGCCTGTTCCTGTCCCTCGCGGACTCCCTCACCGCGATCCTGCTGGGGCTGGTCCTGATCACGGCGGGCTTCTTCGCGGGCCACGCCGTGGCCTCGGCCGCGGTGAGCCGCACCGCGAAGACGGGCCGCGCGCAGGCCTCGGCGCTCTACCAGTCGGCGTACTACGTCGGCTCCAGCGCCGGCGGCACGCTCGGCGCCCTCGCCTACCACTCGGCGGGCTGGGCGGCCACGGTCACCATCGCGCTGCTCGCGGTCGCCGGCGTCGTCTCGATCACCCTGTACGGGTCGCACGCGGCCCGCGCGGCCCACGCGGCGGCGCTGCCCGCCCGCTGA
- a CDS encoding DUF402 domain-containing protein, which produces MPLVNFHLVLGDTVSMICPARVVEDRPDGLLLWIAPGSPVWRAELPPGAHLRDLPPGGSYPLRASRWRRGGALILQPAGAGHAVWWTFTEEQEFRGWYVNLESRARSGADVRVIDQELDITVTPDRVWRWKDEESFAAKTGHPVYWTAAEAAGIRAEGERVAALVEAAAFPFDGTWCDFRPPASWTVPTLPALPLGEVTVPSGVLVLGKAGWIDYRRDGDGPWSEQAFAAAAAGGGHVHDGEAAAPATWGYEAMAVPAATDRPLPVRAWTAPSPFDGEPVISVLEVALGLPWDHAAHGPGPVPLGDLPVDRCGMVLGDARALDAFEGRGGEWRADRADHPLRAGVVEVGGCRVLGLGWDGGDHSMRHRGERAYGQVYPVSLEERAGESVLRWTIPAYGAPGDGEDED; this is translated from the coding sequence ATGCCCCTAGTCAACTTTCATCTGGTCCTCGGTGACACGGTCAGCATGATCTGTCCGGCCCGCGTCGTGGAGGACCGCCCCGACGGCCTGCTGCTGTGGATAGCCCCGGGCTCGCCGGTCTGGCGCGCCGAGCTCCCGCCCGGCGCCCACCTGCGGGACCTGCCGCCGGGCGGCTCGTACCCGCTGCGGGCGAGCCGGTGGCGGCGCGGGGGCGCGCTGATCCTCCAGCCGGCCGGGGCCGGGCACGCGGTGTGGTGGACCTTCACCGAGGAGCAGGAGTTCCGGGGCTGGTACGTCAACCTCGAGTCCCGTGCCCGGTCCGGTGCGGATGTCCGCGTGATCGACCAGGAGCTGGACATCACGGTCACCCCGGACCGGGTGTGGCGGTGGAAGGACGAGGAGTCCTTCGCCGCGAAGACGGGGCACCCGGTGTACTGGACCGCGGCCGAGGCCGCCGGGATACGCGCGGAGGGCGAGCGCGTGGCGGCGCTCGTCGAAGCGGCCGCCTTCCCCTTCGACGGCACGTGGTGCGATTTCCGCCCGCCGGCGTCGTGGACGGTGCCGACCCTTCCGGCGCTGCCGCTGGGCGAGGTCACCGTTCCCTCGGGGGTGCTCGTCCTGGGCAAGGCGGGCTGGATCGACTACCGGCGGGACGGGGACGGGCCCTGGTCCGAGCAGGCCTTCGCCGCGGCGGCAGCGGGCGGCGGCCACGTCCACGACGGCGAGGCCGCCGCGCCCGCGACGTGGGGGTACGAGGCGATGGCCGTCCCGGCCGCCACCGACCGGCCGCTCCCGGTCCGGGCGTGGACCGCGCCCTCCCCGTTCGACGGCGAGCCGGTGATCTCGGTCCTCGAGGTCGCGCTCGGCCTCCCTTGGGACCACGCAGCCCACGGCCCCGGCCCGGTCCCCCTCGGCGACCTCCCGGTCGACCGCTGCGGCATGGTCCTGGGCGACGCCCGGGCGCTGGACGCGTTCGAGGGCCGGGGCGGAGAGTGGCGCGCAGACCGGGCGGACCACCCGCTGCGGGCCGGGGTCGTCGAGGTCGGGGGGTGCCGGGTGCTCGGGCTCGGGTGGGACGGTGGGGACCACTCCATGCGGCACCGGGGGGAGCGGGCGTACGGGCAGGTGTACCCGGTGTCGCTGGAGGAGCGCGCGGGTGAGAGCGTGCTGCGGTGGACCATCCCGGCGTACGGAGCGCCGGGCGACGGGGAAGACGAGGACTGA
- a CDS encoding RNA-binding protein, protein MPFLPYAYRVTKYDPADRAPDGTYRGSEDTDSDHGPVEAAYLEAVAAFADESGIEALTVREPRVPGGSGSAHFGREPAVEGYGLTRLFPGGPAGFHDGARVTVPVALELLRGMLRGDGPYCRLEGAEGAREVFAVEVGWDLYVYVGSHTSCEGAVARTWELGIFAEPIEVSPYEPEFDGPYELRPADEGFWEQVRASAARGEAGLIEEQHAWTRWHRIGSGRSLDAVRAGLAPRALLHVWPGLSADTAGLLAGLPGEFSLECVWEDADGRISSAHVDEEDRAELAQVLAGARAAALLPVYADEHHPLVTAVLPDADGVVRARWAR, encoded by the coding sequence GTGCCGTTCCTGCCCTACGCCTACCGGGTGACCAAGTACGACCCCGCCGACCGGGCGCCCGACGGGACCTACCGGGGGTCGGAGGACACCGACAGCGACCACGGGCCGGTCGAGGCCGCGTACCTGGAGGCCGTCGCGGCCTTCGCCGACGAGAGCGGGATCGAGGCGCTCACCGTGCGGGAACCGCGGGTCCCCGGCGGGTCCGGGTCCGCTCACTTCGGGCGGGAGCCGGCGGTGGAGGGGTACGGGCTGACCAGGCTGTTCCCGGGCGGCCCGGCCGGTTTCCACGACGGGGCGCGGGTGACGGTACCGGTCGCGCTCGAGCTCCTGCGCGGCATGCTCCGCGGCGACGGCCCCTACTGCCGACTGGAGGGGGCGGAGGGGGCGCGCGAGGTCTTCGCCGTGGAGGTCGGGTGGGACCTGTACGTCTACGTCGGCTCCCACACGTCCTGCGAGGGGGCCGTGGCCCGCACCTGGGAGCTCGGGATCTTCGCGGAGCCGATCGAGGTCTCGCCGTACGAACCCGAGTTCGACGGCCCGTACGAGCTGCGGCCCGCCGACGAGGGGTTCTGGGAGCAGGTCCGGGCGAGCGCGGCCCGCGGCGAGGCGGGACTGATCGAGGAGCAGCACGCCTGGACGCGCTGGCACCGGATCGGCAGCGGCAGGTCGCTCGACGCCGTGCGGGCCGGGCTCGCGCCGCGCGCGCTCCTGCACGTCTGGCCGGGGCTGTCGGCCGACACCGCCGGGCTGCTCGCGGGGCTCCCCGGGGAGTTCAGCCTCGAGTGCGTGTGGGAGGACGCGGACGGCCGGATCTCGAGCGCTCACGTCGACGAGGAGGACCGCGCGGAGCTGGCGCAGGTGCTCGCCGGGGCCCGGGCCGCGGCACTGCTGCCGGTCTACGCCGACGAGCACCACCCCCTGGTCACCGCCGTGCTCCCCGACGCGGACGGGGTGGTGCGGGCCCGGTGGGCACGCTAG
- a CDS encoding sigma-70 family RNA polymerase sigma factor, which produces MTETTDLGPGLDAALDRYRVELTGYCYRMLGSAFDAEDAVQDTYIRAWRSFATFEGRSSLRSWLYRIATNVCLDLLTAGNKRARPMDLSAPQHQASAQLNERPEVTWLEPVPDGRVLPQTADPAEMALAKESVRLAFVAALQHLPAKQRAVLILREVLAWKADEVATLLDTTVASVNSALQRARATLAATRMRESEAADPLDSDQAKLLEQYLSAFEAYDITRLTALLHEDAVLSMPPFDLWLQGHADIAAWHLNQGIGCKGSRLVPTTANGMPAFGQYRPREDGRPGWTPWALQVLEVSDGKIVGLNAFLDTARWFPLFGLPEQLDESYEVQ; this is translated from the coding sequence ATGACGGAGACCACCGACCTCGGACCCGGGCTGGACGCCGCGCTGGACCGGTACCGCGTCGAACTCACCGGCTACTGCTACCGGATGCTCGGCTCCGCCTTCGACGCCGAGGACGCGGTGCAGGACACGTACATCCGTGCCTGGCGCAGCTTCGCCACGTTCGAAGGGCGCTCCTCCCTGCGCTCGTGGCTGTACCGGATCGCCACGAACGTCTGCCTGGACCTGCTGACCGCGGGGAACAAGCGGGCCCGCCCGATGGATTTGAGCGCCCCGCAGCACCAGGCCTCCGCCCAGCTCAACGAGCGGCCCGAGGTGACCTGGCTGGAGCCGGTCCCGGACGGCCGGGTGCTGCCGCAGACCGCCGACCCGGCGGAGATGGCGCTGGCCAAGGAGTCCGTACGCCTCGCCTTCGTCGCGGCGCTCCAGCACCTGCCGGCCAAACAGCGCGCGGTGCTGATCCTGCGCGAGGTGCTGGCCTGGAAGGCGGACGAGGTCGCGACGCTGCTGGACACCACCGTCGCGTCGGTCAACAGCGCCCTGCAACGGGCCCGGGCGACGCTCGCCGCCACCCGCATGCGCGAGAGCGAGGCCGCGGACCCACTGGACAGCGACCAGGCGAAGCTGCTGGAGCAGTACCTCTCCGCCTTCGAGGCGTATGACATCACCCGCCTGACCGCCCTCCTGCACGAGGACGCGGTGCTGTCGATGCCGCCGTTCGACCTGTGGCTCCAGGGCCACGCGGACATCGCGGCCTGGCACCTGAACCAGGGCATCGGCTGCAAGGGCTCACGCCTGGTCCCGACCACGGCGAACGGCATGCCGGCCTTCGGCCAGTACCGGCCCCGCGAGGACGGGCGGCCGGGCTGGACCCCGTGGGCGCTCCAGGTGCTGGAGGTGTCAGACGGGAAGATCGTCGGGCTCAACGCCTTCCTCGACACCGCCCGGTGGTTCCCGCTCTTCGGGCTCCCCGAGCAGCTCGACGAGTCCTACGAGGTCCAGTAG
- a CDS encoding STAS domain-containing protein, protein MTIRRLVLPGPGPAGHDTARLCARLARLYEDGATAVECDAGAVTAPGLAAVEALARLRLAAGGRPFRVIGAGPALRALLDLVGLVELLGEPEEREPPGGVEEGVEPDDLPV, encoded by the coding sequence GTGACGATCAGACGGCTCGTACTGCCCGGACCCGGCCCGGCCGGACACGACACCGCGCGGCTGTGCGCCCGCCTGGCCCGCCTGTACGAGGACGGGGCCACGGCCGTGGAGTGCGACGCTGGGGCCGTCACCGCCCCCGGCCTCGCCGCCGTCGAGGCCCTGGCCAGGCTCCGGCTCGCCGCAGGGGGCCGGCCCTTCCGGGTCATCGGGGCCGGCCCCGCGCTGCGCGCCCTACTGGACCTCGTAGGACTCGTCGAGCTGCTCGGGGAGCCCGAAGAGCGGGAACCACCGGGCGGTGTCGAGGAAGGCGTTGAGCCCGACGATCTTCCCGTCTGA
- a CDS encoding thymidine phosphorylase, producing the protein MDVISVIRTKRDRGELSPEQIDWVIDAYTRGVVADEQMSALAMAILLNGMNRTEIARWTAAMIASGERMNFDSLSRPTADKHSTGGVGDKITLPLAPLVAACGAAVPQLSGRGLGHTGGTLDKLESIPGWRALLSNEEMLHVLETTGAVICAAGDGLAPADKKLYALRDVTGTVEAIPLIASSIMSKKIAEGTGSLVLDVKVGTGAFMKNIEDARELARTMVGLGTDSGVKTVALLTDMSTPLGLTAGNALEIRESVEVLAGGGPSDVVELTLALAREMLDAAGIKDADPAKALADGSAMDVWRRMIAAQGGDPDAALPVAREQHVVTAPASGVLTRLDAYGVGVGAWRLGAGRARKEDPVQAGAGIEMHAKPGDTVTAGQPLMTLHTDTPEKFDYALAALDGTFDIAAAGTAFSATPIVLDRIA; encoded by the coding sequence ATGGACGTCATCTCCGTCATCCGCACCAAGCGGGACCGCGGTGAACTGAGCCCCGAGCAGATCGACTGGGTCATCGACGCGTACACGCGCGGTGTGGTCGCCGACGAGCAGATGTCGGCGCTGGCGATGGCCATCCTGCTCAACGGCATGAACCGCACCGAGATCGCCCGCTGGACCGCCGCGATGATCGCGAGCGGCGAGCGGATGAACTTCGACTCCCTCTCCCGCCCGACCGCGGACAAGCACTCCACGGGCGGCGTCGGCGACAAGATCACCCTGCCGCTGGCCCCGCTCGTCGCCGCCTGCGGCGCGGCCGTGCCCCAGCTCTCCGGCCGCGGCCTCGGCCACACCGGCGGCACCCTGGACAAGCTGGAGTCCATCCCCGGCTGGCGCGCGCTGCTCTCCAACGAGGAGATGCTGCACGTCCTGGAGACCACCGGCGCCGTCATCTGCGCGGCCGGCGACGGCCTGGCCCCGGCGGACAAGAAGCTCTACGCGCTGCGCGACGTGACCGGCACCGTCGAGGCCATCCCGCTGATCGCCTCCTCGATCATGTCGAAGAAGATCGCCGAGGGCACGGGCTCGCTCGTCCTGGACGTGAAGGTCGGCACCGGCGCCTTCATGAAGAACATCGAGGACGCCCGCGAGCTGGCCCGGACCATGGTGGGCCTGGGCACCGACTCGGGCGTCAAGACGGTCGCCCTGCTCACCGACATGTCCACCCCGCTCGGCCTCACCGCCGGCAACGCGCTGGAGATCCGCGAATCGGTCGAGGTGCTGGCCGGCGGCGGCCCCTCGGACGTGGTCGAGCTGACCCTGGCCCTGGCCCGCGAGATGCTGGACGCGGCGGGCATCAAGGACGCCGACCCGGCGAAGGCGCTGGCCGACGGCTCCGCGATGGACGTGTGGCGCCGGATGATCGCGGCCCAGGGCGGCGACCCGGACGCGGCCCTGCCCGTGGCCCGCGAGCAGCACGTGGTCACCGCCCCCGCGTCGGGCGTGCTCACGCGCCTCGACGCGTACGGCGTCGGCGTCGGCGCCTGGCGCCTGGGCGCGGGCCGCGCCCGCAAGGAGGACCCGGTCCAGGCGGGCGCGGGCATCGAGATGCACGCGAAGCCGGGCGACACGGTCACGGCGGGCCAGCCCCTGATGACCCTGCACACGGACACCCCGGAGAAGTTCGACTACGCCCTCGCGGCGCTGGACGGCACCTTCGACATCGCCGCGGCCGGCACGGCCTTCTCGGCGACCCCGATCGTCCTGGACCGCATCGCGTAA
- a CDS encoding cytidine deaminase: MSTAPDWESLREAAREAMSRAYAPYSGFPVGVAALVDDGRTVVGCNVENASYGLGLCAECGLVSSLQATGGGRLTHFTCVDGKGEILVPCGRCRQLLFEFGGAELQVETPEGVLPLSAMLPQAFGPDHLR; this comes from the coding sequence GTGAGCACCGCTCCCGACTGGGAGTCCCTGCGCGAGGCCGCCCGGGAGGCCATGTCCCGGGCGTACGCCCCGTACTCGGGCTTCCCGGTCGGCGTCGCGGCGCTGGTCGACGACGGGCGCACCGTCGTCGGCTGCAACGTGGAGAACGCCAGCTACGGGCTCGGCCTGTGCGCCGAATGCGGCCTGGTCTCCTCCCTCCAGGCCACGGGCGGCGGCCGGCTGACGCACTTCACGTGCGTGGACGGCAAGGGCGAGATCCTCGTCCCGTGCGGGCGCTGCCGCCAGCTGCTGTTCGAGTTCGGCGGCGCCGAGCTCCAGGTGGAGACGCCCGAGGGCGTCCTGCCGCTCTCCGCGATGCTGCCGCAGGCCTTCGGGCCCGACCATCTGAGATAG